The following proteins come from a genomic window of Lytechinus pictus isolate F3 Inbred chromosome 1, Lp3.0, whole genome shotgun sequence:
- the LOC129259504 gene encoding uncharacterized protein LOC129259504 isoform X3 gives MNNRFGISHDMPQPIIARLVRDADDGEEPTQSPKFNHLILIIPCVLGVVVITIIVLVVCYMRRKSGITSCISDEWLIWCGLTKRSDTSSELAKNLRSANGSRVYYTNREEEQRNGHGGTNVKLFPHGVDEGGNNESAIKLLPGNQHLQTTEWVQREFVEQTGAIPSERSPNRPGTPDTGVTSLLTDEEDISPKTTAVVHQSGTHAKIFKFHHHSLHGEGQHGNNETEQARSIQINMGRTLNNIPENGSVENGKDLEDHDKTGGGLDKDKHSSGSSNSDDEVFESGMGGSCRSTCSAKVGSNNNSQFRDKFTKGAHFSTKSPFGESSGNGRQVSYGGADQFTSDSHMVEALVNRNKQPQVEGKKHPDNGVGSEGERLISMNSNQPSGLLGRSRLQASGEYQEIQEGKRRAPRTAPPDSASSPDTTGSIHANHVHLTVQGNVKVDFNNHVSDVHVGDRTINNNNHTKIFPQNTNVTGAFNKSSTGRHTR, from the exons ATGAACAACAGATTTGGGATATCACATGACATGCCCCAGCCAATCATTGCCCGTTTGGTCAGGGATGCAGATGATG GTGAAGAACCAACCCAAAGCCCCAAATTCAATCACCTCATCCTGATCATCCCTTGTGTTTTGGGGGTTGTTGTTATTACCATAATCGTGTTGGTGGTTTGCTACATGCGCAGGAAATCTGGAATAACAAGTTGCATCTCGGATGAATGGTTGATTTGGTGTGGTCTTACGAAACGAA GTGACACTTCATCAGAGCTTGCAAAAAATCTCAG ATCAGCCAATGGATCTCGTGTTTATTATACAAACAGAGAAGAGGAACAGAGAAATGGACATGGTGGTACCAATGTGAAGCTCTTCCCACATGGTGTTGATGAGGGTGGTAATAATGAATCAGCCATCAAATTGTTACCAGGTAACCAGCATCTCCAAACTACAGAGTGGGTTCAGAGGGAATTCGTAGAACAAACAGGAGCAATCCCATCGGAAAGATCTCCGAATCGACCGGGCACCCCTGATACCGGTGTCACCTCTCTACTAACTGATGAAGAGGATATATCGCCAAAAACCACTGCTGTGGTACACCAAAGTGGAACCCATGCCAAAATCTTCAAGTTTCATCATCACAGTCTTCATGGAGAAGGACAGCATGGAAACAATGAGACTGAACAAGCCAGGTCGATCCAGATAAACATGGGTCGTACCCTAAACAATATTCCAGAGAATGGAAGCGTTGAGAACGGAAAAGATTTGGAAGACCATGACAAAACTGGCGGCGGTTTGGACAAAGATAAGCACAGTAGTGGGAGTAGTAACTCAGACGACGAAGTGTTTGAATCGGGAATGGGTGGGAGTTGTAGGTCTACATGTTCTGCAAAAGTAGGTTCTAACAACAACTCACAATTTCGCGACAAGTTTACGAAAGGAGCACATTTTTCTACAAAGAGCCCGTTTGGCGAAAGCTCTGGAAATGGAAGACAGGTATCATATGGCGGTGCCGATCAATTTACTTCAGATTCGCATATGGTTGAGGCTCTAGTCAACCGGAACAAGCAACCTCAGGTCGAAGGCAAGAAGCATCCTGATAATGGAGTGGGAAGTGAAGGGGAACGTCTCATTTCAATGAACTCGAATCAACCCAGTGGATTACTTGGTCGTTCAAGATTGCAAGCGTCTGGCGAATACCAGGAAATTCAAGAAGGGAAGAGAAGGGCACCTAGAACCGCCCCTCCGGACAGCGCCTCTTCTCCAGATACTACTGGAAGTATTCACGCTAATCATGTTCATTTGACTGTTCAAGGAAATGTTAAGGTTGATTTCAACAATCATGTCAGTGATGTGCATGTGGGTGATAGAACAATAAATAACAACAATCATACTAAAATCTTTCCTCAAAACACTAACGTTACAGGTGCATTCAATAAGTCTTCCACTGGACGTCATACCCGTTAg
- the LOC129259504 gene encoding uncharacterized protein LOC129259504 isoform X2, whose translation MKNPILIVPRTLWVIFVLVGKSCSFVVSPFLADDSNGDDILKKMNNRFGISHDMPQPIIARLVRDADDGEEPTQSPKFNHLILIIPCVLGVVVITIIVLVVCYMRRKSGITSCISDEWLIWCGLTKRSDTSSELAKNLRSANGSRVYYTNREEEQRNGHGGTNVKLFPHGVDEGGNNESAIKLLPGNQHLQTTEWVQREFVEQTGAIPSERSPNRPGTPDTGVTSLLTDEEDISPKTTAVVHQSGTHAKIFKFHHHSLHGEGQHGNNETEQARSIQINMGRTLNNIPENGSVENGKDLEDHDKTGGGLDKDKHSSGSSNSDDEVFESGMGGSCRSTCSAKVGSNNNSQFRDKFTKGAHFSTKSPFGESSGNGRQVSYGGADQFTSDSHMVEALVNRNKQPQVEGKKHPDNGVGSEGERLISMNSNQPSGLLGRSRLQASGEYQEIQEGKRRAPRTAPPDSASSPDTTGSIHANHVHLTVQGNVKVDFNNHVSDVHVGDRTINNNNHTKIFPQNTNVTGAFNKSSTGRHTR comes from the exons ATGAAGAATCCTATTCTAATCGTGCCCAGAACTCTTTGGGTCATCTTTGTCCTCGTGGGAAAGTCATGTTCCTTTGTG GTAAGCCCCTTCCTTGCTGATGATTCGAATGGTGACGACATTTTGAAAAAGATGAACAACAGATTTGGGATATCACATGACATGCCCCAGCCAATCATTGCCCGTTTGGTCAGGGATGCAGATGATG GTGAAGAACCAACCCAAAGCCCCAAATTCAATCACCTCATCCTGATCATCCCTTGTGTTTTGGGGGTTGTTGTTATTACCATAATCGTGTTGGTGGTTTGCTACATGCGCAGGAAATCTGGAATAACAAGTTGCATCTCGGATGAATGGTTGATTTGGTGTGGTCTTACGAAACGAA GTGACACTTCATCAGAGCTTGCAAAAAATCTCAG ATCAGCCAATGGATCTCGTGTTTATTATACAAACAGAGAAGAGGAACAGAGAAATGGACATGGTGGTACCAATGTGAAGCTCTTCCCACATGGTGTTGATGAGGGTGGTAATAATGAATCAGCCATCAAATTGTTACCAGGTAACCAGCATCTCCAAACTACAGAGTGGGTTCAGAGGGAATTCGTAGAACAAACAGGAGCAATCCCATCGGAAAGATCTCCGAATCGACCGGGCACCCCTGATACCGGTGTCACCTCTCTACTAACTGATGAAGAGGATATATCGCCAAAAACCACTGCTGTGGTACACCAAAGTGGAACCCATGCCAAAATCTTCAAGTTTCATCATCACAGTCTTCATGGAGAAGGACAGCATGGAAACAATGAGACTGAACAAGCCAGGTCGATCCAGATAAACATGGGTCGTACCCTAAACAATATTCCAGAGAATGGAAGCGTTGAGAACGGAAAAGATTTGGAAGACCATGACAAAACTGGCGGCGGTTTGGACAAAGATAAGCACAGTAGTGGGAGTAGTAACTCAGACGACGAAGTGTTTGAATCGGGAATGGGTGGGAGTTGTAGGTCTACATGTTCTGCAAAAGTAGGTTCTAACAACAACTCACAATTTCGCGACAAGTTTACGAAAGGAGCACATTTTTCTACAAAGAGCCCGTTTGGCGAAAGCTCTGGAAATGGAAGACAGGTATCATATGGCGGTGCCGATCAATTTACTTCAGATTCGCATATGGTTGAGGCTCTAGTCAACCGGAACAAGCAACCTCAGGTCGAAGGCAAGAAGCATCCTGATAATGGAGTGGGAAGTGAAGGGGAACGTCTCATTTCAATGAACTCGAATCAACCCAGTGGATTACTTGGTCGTTCAAGATTGCAAGCGTCTGGCGAATACCAGGAAATTCAAGAAGGGAAGAGAAGGGCACCTAGAACCGCCCCTCCGGACAGCGCCTCTTCTCCAGATACTACTGGAAGTATTCACGCTAATCATGTTCATTTGACTGTTCAAGGAAATGTTAAGGTTGATTTCAACAATCATGTCAGTGATGTGCATGTGGGTGATAGAACAATAAATAACAACAATCATACTAAAATCTTTCCTCAAAACACTAACGTTACAGGTGCATTCAATAAGTCTTCCACTGGACGTCATACCCGTTAg
- the LOC129259504 gene encoding uncharacterized protein LOC129259504 isoform X1: MAEGVLQVGFVETMSSESGMSDNIQIHVSPFLADDSNGDDILKKMNNRFGISHDMPQPIIARLVRDADDGEEPTQSPKFNHLILIIPCVLGVVVITIIVLVVCYMRRKSGITSCISDEWLIWCGLTKRSDTSSELAKNLRSANGSRVYYTNREEEQRNGHGGTNVKLFPHGVDEGGNNESAIKLLPGNQHLQTTEWVQREFVEQTGAIPSERSPNRPGTPDTGVTSLLTDEEDISPKTTAVVHQSGTHAKIFKFHHHSLHGEGQHGNNETEQARSIQINMGRTLNNIPENGSVENGKDLEDHDKTGGGLDKDKHSSGSSNSDDEVFESGMGGSCRSTCSAKVGSNNNSQFRDKFTKGAHFSTKSPFGESSGNGRQVSYGGADQFTSDSHMVEALVNRNKQPQVEGKKHPDNGVGSEGERLISMNSNQPSGLLGRSRLQASGEYQEIQEGKRRAPRTAPPDSASSPDTTGSIHANHVHLTVQGNVKVDFNNHVSDVHVGDRTINNNNHTKIFPQNTNVTGAFNKSSTGRHTR, from the exons ATGGCTGAGGGAGTTTTACAAGTGGGTTTCGTTGAAACAATGTCATCAGAATCCGGTATGAGTGACAACATCCAAATACAT GTAAGCCCCTTCCTTGCTGATGATTCGAATGGTGACGACATTTTGAAAAAGATGAACAACAGATTTGGGATATCACATGACATGCCCCAGCCAATCATTGCCCGTTTGGTCAGGGATGCAGATGATG GTGAAGAACCAACCCAAAGCCCCAAATTCAATCACCTCATCCTGATCATCCCTTGTGTTTTGGGGGTTGTTGTTATTACCATAATCGTGTTGGTGGTTTGCTACATGCGCAGGAAATCTGGAATAACAAGTTGCATCTCGGATGAATGGTTGATTTGGTGTGGTCTTACGAAACGAA GTGACACTTCATCAGAGCTTGCAAAAAATCTCAG ATCAGCCAATGGATCTCGTGTTTATTATACAAACAGAGAAGAGGAACAGAGAAATGGACATGGTGGTACCAATGTGAAGCTCTTCCCACATGGTGTTGATGAGGGTGGTAATAATGAATCAGCCATCAAATTGTTACCAGGTAACCAGCATCTCCAAACTACAGAGTGGGTTCAGAGGGAATTCGTAGAACAAACAGGAGCAATCCCATCGGAAAGATCTCCGAATCGACCGGGCACCCCTGATACCGGTGTCACCTCTCTACTAACTGATGAAGAGGATATATCGCCAAAAACCACTGCTGTGGTACACCAAAGTGGAACCCATGCCAAAATCTTCAAGTTTCATCATCACAGTCTTCATGGAGAAGGACAGCATGGAAACAATGAGACTGAACAAGCCAGGTCGATCCAGATAAACATGGGTCGTACCCTAAACAATATTCCAGAGAATGGAAGCGTTGAGAACGGAAAAGATTTGGAAGACCATGACAAAACTGGCGGCGGTTTGGACAAAGATAAGCACAGTAGTGGGAGTAGTAACTCAGACGACGAAGTGTTTGAATCGGGAATGGGTGGGAGTTGTAGGTCTACATGTTCTGCAAAAGTAGGTTCTAACAACAACTCACAATTTCGCGACAAGTTTACGAAAGGAGCACATTTTTCTACAAAGAGCCCGTTTGGCGAAAGCTCTGGAAATGGAAGACAGGTATCATATGGCGGTGCCGATCAATTTACTTCAGATTCGCATATGGTTGAGGCTCTAGTCAACCGGAACAAGCAACCTCAGGTCGAAGGCAAGAAGCATCCTGATAATGGAGTGGGAAGTGAAGGGGAACGTCTCATTTCAATGAACTCGAATCAACCCAGTGGATTACTTGGTCGTTCAAGATTGCAAGCGTCTGGCGAATACCAGGAAATTCAAGAAGGGAAGAGAAGGGCACCTAGAACCGCCCCTCCGGACAGCGCCTCTTCTCCAGATACTACTGGAAGTATTCACGCTAATCATGTTCATTTGACTGTTCAAGGAAATGTTAAGGTTGATTTCAACAATCATGTCAGTGATGTGCATGTGGGTGATAGAACAATAAATAACAACAATCATACTAAAATCTTTCCTCAAAACACTAACGTTACAGGTGCATTCAATAAGTCTTCCACTGGACGTCATACCCGTTAg
- the LOC129259504 gene encoding uncharacterized protein LOC129259504 isoform X4: MRRKSGITSCISDEWLIWCGLTKRSDTSSELAKNLRSANGSRVYYTNREEEQRNGHGGTNVKLFPHGVDEGGNNESAIKLLPGNQHLQTTEWVQREFVEQTGAIPSERSPNRPGTPDTGVTSLLTDEEDISPKTTAVVHQSGTHAKIFKFHHHSLHGEGQHGNNETEQARSIQINMGRTLNNIPENGSVENGKDLEDHDKTGGGLDKDKHSSGSSNSDDEVFESGMGGSCRSTCSAKVGSNNNSQFRDKFTKGAHFSTKSPFGESSGNGRQVSYGGADQFTSDSHMVEALVNRNKQPQVEGKKHPDNGVGSEGERLISMNSNQPSGLLGRSRLQASGEYQEIQEGKRRAPRTAPPDSASSPDTTGSIHANHVHLTVQGNVKVDFNNHVSDVHVGDRTINNNNHTKIFPQNTNVTGAFNKSSTGRHTR, translated from the exons ATGCGCAGGAAATCTGGAATAACAAGTTGCATCTCGGATGAATGGTTGATTTGGTGTGGTCTTACGAAACGAA GTGACACTTCATCAGAGCTTGCAAAAAATCTCAG ATCAGCCAATGGATCTCGTGTTTATTATACAAACAGAGAAGAGGAACAGAGAAATGGACATGGTGGTACCAATGTGAAGCTCTTCCCACATGGTGTTGATGAGGGTGGTAATAATGAATCAGCCATCAAATTGTTACCAGGTAACCAGCATCTCCAAACTACAGAGTGGGTTCAGAGGGAATTCGTAGAACAAACAGGAGCAATCCCATCGGAAAGATCTCCGAATCGACCGGGCACCCCTGATACCGGTGTCACCTCTCTACTAACTGATGAAGAGGATATATCGCCAAAAACCACTGCTGTGGTACACCAAAGTGGAACCCATGCCAAAATCTTCAAGTTTCATCATCACAGTCTTCATGGAGAAGGACAGCATGGAAACAATGAGACTGAACAAGCCAGGTCGATCCAGATAAACATGGGTCGTACCCTAAACAATATTCCAGAGAATGGAAGCGTTGAGAACGGAAAAGATTTGGAAGACCATGACAAAACTGGCGGCGGTTTGGACAAAGATAAGCACAGTAGTGGGAGTAGTAACTCAGACGACGAAGTGTTTGAATCGGGAATGGGTGGGAGTTGTAGGTCTACATGTTCTGCAAAAGTAGGTTCTAACAACAACTCACAATTTCGCGACAAGTTTACGAAAGGAGCACATTTTTCTACAAAGAGCCCGTTTGGCGAAAGCTCTGGAAATGGAAGACAGGTATCATATGGCGGTGCCGATCAATTTACTTCAGATTCGCATATGGTTGAGGCTCTAGTCAACCGGAACAAGCAACCTCAGGTCGAAGGCAAGAAGCATCCTGATAATGGAGTGGGAAGTGAAGGGGAACGTCTCATTTCAATGAACTCGAATCAACCCAGTGGATTACTTGGTCGTTCAAGATTGCAAGCGTCTGGCGAATACCAGGAAATTCAAGAAGGGAAGAGAAGGGCACCTAGAACCGCCCCTCCGGACAGCGCCTCTTCTCCAGATACTACTGGAAGTATTCACGCTAATCATGTTCATTTGACTGTTCAAGGAAATGTTAAGGTTGATTTCAACAATCATGTCAGTGATGTGCATGTGGGTGATAGAACAATAAATAACAACAATCATACTAAAATCTTTCCTCAAAACACTAACGTTACAGGTGCATTCAATAAGTCTTCCACTGGACGTCATACCCGTTAg